A genomic segment from Pseudomonadota bacterium encodes:
- a CDS encoding VacJ family lipoprotein: MSRQILVIFLAVALLFWNMTPGFSQPPGLETDEFAEYDGEAVSVKDPLEVLNRVFFVFNDRLQLWVLEPVARGYKIVTPSLFRTGLLNFFSNLLEPTRVINCLLQGRFKAAEESFLRFMLNSTVGVGGLMDPASYDGLKSHEYQFASTLATYGMGSGPYLVLPFWGPHDFRGILGLGGDTLASPLFYALYQNPVSAVAVQGSNAINRTSFRLGEYEKMLSGALDPYLAVRDAFQQHRREILP, encoded by the coding sequence CAACCGCCGGGGCTAGAGACGGATGAGTTCGCTGAATATGACGGCGAGGCGGTTTCCGTCAAAGATCCACTTGAAGTTTTAAACCGGGTGTTCTTTGTTTTTAATGATCGTCTGCAGCTCTGGGTTCTGGAACCGGTTGCCCGGGGCTATAAAATCGTAACCCCGAGTTTGTTCCGTACCGGCCTGCTCAACTTTTTCAGTAATCTGCTGGAACCCACCCGGGTTATCAATTGTCTGCTTCAGGGTCGCTTCAAAGCCGCGGAAGAGTCGTTTTTACGGTTTATGCTGAATAGTACCGTGGGGGTCGGCGGACTGATGGATCCAGCCTCCTATGACGGCCTGAAATCCCATGAATATCAGTTTGCCTCGACCCTCGCGACCTACGGGATGGGTAGCGGTCCCTATCTGGTCCTGCCTTTTTGGGGACCGCATGATTTTCGCGGCATCCTTGGTCTGGGTGGAGATACTCTGGCCTCGCCGCTTTTTTATGCCCTCTACCAGAACCCCGTGAGTGCGGTCGCGGTGCAGGGTTCCAATGCCATCAACCGGACCTCGTTCCGCTTGGGTGAATATGAGAAAATGCTCAGTGGCGCGCTTGATCCGTATCTTGCGGTGCGCGATGCCTTTCAGCAACATCGGCGTGAAATTCTGCCGTAA